A window of Primulina huaijiensis isolate GDHJ02 chromosome 9, ASM1229523v2, whole genome shotgun sequence contains these coding sequences:
- the LOC140984773 gene encoding microtubule-associated protein 70-5, which translates to MDGFNGEDACSLSYTDPVVMELNRLQNLIREKERELGKAQSEIKALRATEILKDKAVEELGSEVERLEEKLRINESLVQQKNLDIMKLTGEKREALAAQYAVEATLRRVYANQKDDDSVAIEFVIAPLEAELKMRKNEIAALQEDKKAMERLTKSKEAALLEAEKILRSALERALIVEEVQNLNFELRRQIEICLEENRVLEKTNRQKVLVIEKLSETIMELEGAILAGGATANTIRDYRRQISELNDEKRTLERELARAKVSANRVASVVANEWKDDKDKVMPVKQWLEERRILQAEIQKLKDKLTSSERTAHAEALVKDKLKLRLKTLEQGLRHDPVVSNKINGSPKNVKTCNLFGILSSNNRMKNRSTSLPRASAIAKGSEQTKDQEQASTVTAETNPVNGLKKKYPSGESLSKKSLLASRNKVIDDNSEKENTEANSKVTLDQITGNCEGIGEMGNNKCMNDGCKKIEDVEVDNTEGEDMVSGFLYDRLQREVLNLRKSCELKDRTLNTKEEEIKMLTKKTETLAKAIEVESRKIKREAAIREKDTMPTKVDDKLRNPNTSKRLEIYSISRSAFPFQPPFPS; encoded by the exons ATGGATGGTTTTAATGGAGAAGATGCTTGCTCTCTTTCTTATACAGACCCTGTCGTAATGGAGCTCAATCGATTGCAGAATCTGATAAGAG AGAAGGAGAGGGAATTGGGGAAGGCTCAAAGTGAAATTAAAGCATTGAGAGCAACAGAAATCCTCAAGGATAAGGCTGTGGAAGAG CTTGGAAGTGAAGTAGAAAGGTTGGAAGAGAAGCTAAGAATCAATGAAAGCCTTGTTCAACAAAAG aaTCTGGACATCATGAAACTCACAGGTGAGAAGCGTGAAGCTCTGGCTGCACAATATGCAGTTGAAGCAACTCTGCGGAGGGTCTATGCCAATCAAAAGGATGATGATTCTGTCGCCATTGAGTTCGTTATTGCCCCGTTAGAAGCAGAACTTAAGATGCGGAAAAATGAG ATTGCTGCGCTTCAAGAGGATAAGAAGGCTATGGAACGTCTCACCAAATCCAAAGAAGCGGCACTTCTTGAAGCAGAAAAAATATTGAGAAGTGCTCTAGAAAGAGCACTTATAGTAGAGGAGGTTCAGAATCTGAACTTCGAGCTCAGGAGACAAATTGAGATATGCCTG GAGGAGAATAGAGTACTCGAGAAGACTAATAGGCAGAAGGTTTTAGTTATTGAAAAGCTTAGTGAAACCATCATGGAGCTTGAGGGGGCCATACTTGCTGGTGGAGCAACAGCCAACACTATTCGTGACTACAGGCGACAGATATCCGAACTAAAT GACGAGAAGAGGACGCTGGAAAGGGAACTAGCAAGGGCCAAGGTTTCAGCTAACCGAGTAGCAAGTGTTGTAGCTAATGAGTGGAAAGATGACAAGGACAAAGTAATGCCTGTCAAGCAATGGCTAGAAGAGAGAAGGATACTGCAG GCAGAGATACAGAAGTTAAAAGACAAACTAACCAGCTCAGAAAGAACTGCCCATGCAGAAGCACTAGTCAAG GATAAGTTAAAGTTGAGGCTAAAGACGCTTGAACAAGGATTAAGGCACGACCCTGTTGTTTCAAACAAGATTAATGGATCCCCTAAAAACGTAAAAACCTGTAATTTATTTGGGATCTTATCAAGCAACAATAGAATGAAAAATAGATCAACATCACTACCAAGGGCTTCTGCCATTGCCAAAGGCTCAGAGCAGACGAAGGATCAAGAACAAGCTTCAACTGTTACAGCAGAAACTAATCCAGTTAATGGTTTGAAAAAGAAATATCCTTCTGGAGAAAGTTTGTCGAAAAAAAGTTTATTGGCTTCCAGGAACAAAGTAATCGATGATAACAGTGAAAAGGAAAATACGGAGGCAAACAGTAAGGTAACATTAGATCAAATAACGGGTAACTGTGAAGGAATTGGAGAAATGGGAAACAACAAATGCATGAATGACGGCTGCAAAAAGATTGAAGACGTGGAGGTTGATAATACTGAAGGTGAAGACATGGTATCAGGATTTTTATATGATAGGCTTCAGAGAGAAGTCCTAAATTTGAGGAAGTCCTGTGAATTGAAGGATCGCACTTTGAACActaaagaagaagaaatcaaG ATGCTTACGAAAAAAACTGAAACACTAGCCAAAGCAATAGAAGTGGAGTCAAGGAAAATCAAGAGAGAAGCAGCAATTAGAGAAAAAGATACTATGCCAACAAAGGTGGATGATAAGCTAAGAAATCCGAACACATCCAAAAGGTTAGAAATATACTCCATTTCCCGTTCTGCGTTTCCTTTTCAACCTCCTTTCCCTAGTTGA
- the LOC140985064 gene encoding uncharacterized protein — MSEEQVMRAWEECVISQEMGKRTIHYIIRDTTGYNLLAVVGTERGKHMIYTVARDFIRVFGSTSEVHDGKKWQTRRDVVEWLVKLVSKRAPILVDSKHQRLLDTAPSLQYLMSVMTRFSTRRRPSPSDEEIQEYSATVEENSDIVWSGESWKCCKQLTHYPTFCRRGTKIPVHSFVWVMGKSEKDLVGYIEDMYEDQQGEKMVKVRWLNFQEEINFPIPCLNSNGREVFMTPSEQEISAECIDGLAAVLTPNHFEKCLALLPQSISFGCFFCHREIINKIMKPFSLSKLRGYSTQPILYTLECFARQCKKSKKSTQELEVSAPEETGRHGSKSNKSGSSNQTTGNQTSSILDNQGKKCETSGQRMKTKLSSKRPMDNNLVVSEPLGPVPSRVDKNIELLCQDSGMRGCWFRCKILRSTKKCLRVQYLDVDDVDGAGKLEECVPGGRVADTDKLGIRCAGRLTVRPWPSEDSSDSKLEVGVAVDVRWCDGWWEGVVIGCDPSTATKLQVYLPGESKFLTIERNNVRVSRDWIDNRWVNIKPKVDILSFLTSTLNPALEISPLPMFSKTNTSPEENKNKCDFQKVAGAETDKRQNPSFSASVDLKAEKLHFKKRLMNRDDEGKSNASSVNERKAVPNISCQSKP; from the exons ATGTCTGAAGAACAGGTGATGAGGGCATGGGAAGAGTGTGTGATTTCACAGGAAATGGGCAAACGTACTATTCACTATATCATACGGGACACCACAGGGTATAATCTCCTTGCTGTGGTGGGGACTGAGAGAGGGAAGCACATGATTTATACAGTTGCCAGGGACTTCATACGAGTGTTTGGGTCAACCAGTGAAGTCCATGATGGAAAGAAATGGCAAACAAGACGTGATGTGGTTGAATGGCTTGTGAAACTAGTCTCAAAACGTGCCCCAATTCTGGTTGATTCAA AGCACCAGCGATTACTTGATACCGCACCTTCTCTACAATATCTCATGTCGGTGATGACTCGTTTCTCCACTCGTCGAAGACCCAGCCCTTCAGACGAGGAG ATCCAAGAGTACAGTGCAACGGTAGAAGAAAATTCAGATATTGTGTGGTCAGGCGAATCTTGGAAGTGCTGTAAACAGCTGACTCATTATCCAACTTTCTGCAGAAGAGGAACTAAAATACCT GTGCATTCCTTTGTATGGGTCATGGGCAAAAGTGAGAAGGACCTCGTAGGTTACATTGAAGATATGTATGAGGATCAGCAGGGGGAGAAAATGGTTAAAGTGCGATGGCTAAACTTTCAAGAGGAAATTAATTTTCCAATTCCTTGCTTGAACTCCAATGGAAGAGAAGTTTTTATGACTCCTAGTGAGCAGGAGATAAGTGCAGAGTGCATTGATGGCCTGGCTGCAGTTTTGACTCCTAATCATTTTGAGAAATGTTTGGCGCTTCTTCCACAAAGCATATCGTTTGGATGTTTTTTTTGCCATagggaaattataaacaaaattatgaAGCCCTTTAGTTTAAGTAAATTGCGCGGCTACTCTACTCAGCCAATCCTGTACACTCTGGAATGCTTTGCCcggcaatgcaagaagagcaaGAAGTCAACTCAAGAATTAGAAGTTTCTGCTCCTGAGGAAACTGGAAGGCATGGTTCCAAGAGTAATAAAAGTGGAAGTTCAAATCAGACTACTGGGAATCAAACCTCTTCAATATTGGACAATCAAGGCAAAAAATGTGAAACGAGTGGCCAAAGAATGAAAACCAAACTGTCAAGTAAGAGACCTATGGACAACAATCTTGTTGTGTCTGAGCCACTGGGTCCAGTCCCATCCAGAGTCGATAAAAACATTGAGCTTCTTTGTCAGGACAGTGGCATGCGAGGCTGTTGGTTCAGGTGCAAAATCTTGCGTTCAACAAAAAAGTGCCTGAGGGTTCAATACCTTGATGTTGATGATGTTGATGGAGCTGGGAAACTTGAG GAATGTGTTCCAGGTGGCAGAGTGGCAGATACTGATAAGTTAGGTATAAGATGTGCTGGCCGCCTTACAGTCAGGCCATGGCCTTCTGAGGATTCTTCAGACTCTAAGCTTGAAGTGGGAGTGGCAGTTGATGTACGCTGGTGCGATGGCTGGTGGGAAGGTGTTGTAATTGGTTGCGACCCATCAACTGCTACTAAACTACAAGTTTACTTGCCTG GAGAGAGCAAGTTCTTGACTATTGAGAGGAACAATGTAAGAGTTTCAAGGGACTGGATAGACAACAGATGGGTAAATATCAAGCCGAAGGTGGACATACTCTCTTTCTTAACTTCAACTCTGAACCCGGCCCTGGAAATTTCACCTCTGCCAATGTTCTCCAAGACTAATACCTCTCCGGAGgagaataagaataaatgtgaCTTTCAGAAAGTTGCGGGCGCTGAAACCGATAAACGCCAAAATCCAAGTTTTTCTGCCTCGGTTGATCTGAAAGCCGAGAAACTTCATTTCAAGAAACGACTTATGAACAGGGACGATGAAGGAAAGTCTAACGCAAGTTCTGTTAATGAGCGCAAAGCAGTGCCAAACATTAGCTGCCAGTCTAAGCCATGA